The Deltaproteobacteria bacterium DNA window GCATTATCAGCTTAATCCGAAAGCCCAGGCTAAGCTTGTGAGGGTAATAACAGGCGCGGTTTTTGATGTTGCTGTAGATATAAGGAAAAATTCACCAACATTTAAAAAGTGGGTGAGTGTTATTTTAACGGCAGATAATAAAAGACAGATATTCATTCCCAAGGGATTTGCTCATGGTATATGCACATTAACCCCAAATACTAAAATTTTGTACAAGACAGATGAATTTTATTTTAAGGAATATGAAAGAAGTATTAGATGGGATGACCCGGATATAAATATAAAATGGCCGCTTGAGGATATTGGCGAAGTTACACTTTCTGAGAAGGATAAGAACGCACCATTTTTAAAGAATGCGTTCTTAGTTTATAGTTACTGGTGAATAGTTGGTAGTAGAGGAATGAAAGATTACAAGGATTTGGAAGTTTGGAAAAAGTCTATGGATTTGGTTGTAGATATTTATAAATTGATAAAACAATTGCCAAAAGAAGAAACCTATGCTTTATCTGATCAGATTAGGAGGTCTGCTGTTTTTATTCCTTCAAATATAGCAGAAGGAGCATCTAGAAAATCAACAAAGGAGTTTGTCAATTTTTTGTATATAACATTAGGATCATCCAGTGAATTGGAAACTCAACTTATTTTAGCAAGAGAAATTGGTTACGTGAATAATGAAAATTTAAAACAGATTTTAGCAGATTTAATTATTATCCGTAAAATGATTCATTCACTCATAAATTATTTAAGGGGTAAGCAAAAATGAGCGATCAATTAACTATGAACTATCAACTATCAACTAAATT harbors:
- the rfbC gene encoding dTDP-4-dehydrorhamnose 3,5-epimerase: MKVKFERLEIPEVIIIEPVVFEDERGYFFESYQKEKFKEIGIDVDFVQDNQSLSIKAGTIRGLHYQLNPKAQAKLVRVITGAVFDVAVDIRKNSPTFKKWVSVILTADNKRQIFIPKGFAHGICTLTPNTKILYKTDEFYFKEYERSIRWDDPDINIKWPLEDIGEVTLSEKDKNAPFLKNAFLVYSYW
- a CDS encoding four helix bundle protein, which encodes MKDYKDLEVWKKSMDLVVDIYKLIKQLPKEETYALSDQIRRSAVFIPSNIAEGASRKSTKEFVNFLYITLGSSSELETQLILAREIGYVNNENLKQILADLIIIRKMIHSLINYLRGKQK